The DNA region ACCATCGCATAACTTAAAATCCCCGCTGACTTGAACCATCTCCTTTTTTGTAGATTCTAATGCAGTCTTTAGCATGACATCAGAAGACAATGATCAGGAATATTAGTTGTAGCTTTTGAAACTGAGAATGAGGCTTATGAATGCGAATTTGCTGTATTATAGTGTTATATAGTAGTCCGCATATAGCCCAAGATTGACTCTGAGTATGTATTGCATGACGTCATGGCGTCACGCGAAAGTCACGAGGGTTAATGAGCCGACTTATTTAGAAGGTACGATCCACAGGATGTAAACAGCTGTTTGGATTATATCTAAATCAGCGACAGACTGTTTTCCCCATCGAGCCTGCAGcgggtgaaaagaaaaaaaaaacccgaggGTGATTGAGCTTCATTCAACgagctgaaaggaaaaaaatcactgaaaggACTCGAAACTTCATCGATCAGACCATATCAGATGATCAAGCTGAATAAGTGGAGTGAACCATACTGTGACCGGATATTTTGCAGAAGATAAGAACTGTAGGAACAGAAACAGCATAACAAAGTGGTGTCAGGTTGCTTTTTGAGTTCTGCAGTTGTTAAGGTGAGAGAAAGAGACAGGGCTTTTCGATCGTAATGAGAAGAGACATGCAGCCCTGACTCGGCCCAATTTGATATCCATTCCTTTCATTTCGTATGTTACGATATAAATTTCTTAAAGTTTACGTATGCGGACTCTTTCGGATTTGTCACTTAACCAGCATTCTCCAGATTTAACCAGTTTTCAACGTGAAATCATTCCTAAATTTCCTGTTAACTGACACAAATTCTGCAAAATTGTAATTACCGAAATTGCTTTGTCATGACATAATTTCTTGACCCTAGTACTTTCTCCACGTCATTTGACAGTTTACATAAGCAATTAAagagaaataatttattttagcCCCACACTGCTCTAAAAAAAGCCATAGTCCCACAAGTTATGCATCGTTTTCGCtagtgttttctttatttaacaaCTGTGACCATAAGGAAGTAGGAGGCAGTACGGAAATCTTGTCGTCTTCAAATTTCTTGGAGTGGATTATACAACCGAAGTGATCATCATGTTTTCTTCTATTGTATTCGATTCAGTTCATCTGTTTTGAAAGCCAATAGACTAAATATTCGTATCCATTTTAAATGGCATTTATTTTGCACTTAGCTgaatattttgcaaattttcaaGTTGCTTTAATTCTCAATCGTTAATGTTTCTTTAGAATGTGGTCCGGCTGGTATGTGGTTCACGACTTCTTAcatttttgaattttcattaTGCCTATTAATGTTCTGCAGTAAGATTTCATCCGTATGATATTTATTCTTCTTCCTTTCAGATTGTTTTGATAGAtacttgacaaaaaaattaacactttcgaaagtgatgataattaaaaaaaataattattttatcatatcaTACGATAACTTATGTCATGTATATCATATTATAAACTGCAGCAGGCCATCATGGAAACCAGCTTTAAGGTGAACTGCACTAGCCTGTTTAATCCTtaacacccttacatcagtatgaatattctccatactgttctctatacattttctaatgtgctgacaaggggaatttgtccatcaatcaagagcttctttagtttgtgattatttcctttatttttgtgcatgagcttaatgtgtgattcaggtgtGACATTGTAAGAAGAAGTCAGATGCTAGTTACTCTGACTTTTACCATGACATCTATGTTTTTATTGTTAGATTGTTACAAAAATAGTTATGATTATTATACACTGAACTTCCTAACTCTTTTCTgattcaatcaatcaataaatcaattgTTTATTTACCCACATAGTGTCTAGTGAGCTGGAAAGCTCATTCAAAATAGGTATGTGCTAATATAGAATAGCCTTAAAACAAACAGAATTAAAAACATATTATATATGTATAACAACATAaaagtttttcataaaaaacagAACATGTACAACTATAAATGTCACTATATTAGGATTAAGATGGCTAAAAATTCTGTAAATAAGAATGGAATGGATAAAAGCTgattttagtttaaaaaaaaaagatggaattaaaatgatttatcgAAGTCAATGTcgcaaacttttttttgttcaatgtGTAATAAAACAATCATTAGATtcagtttttgtgatatccagtATTTTCTCGGTAAGGGTTATGAGCTGAAGCCGAAGGCTGAGGCTGATAACTCCTACCTCCACCTTGATTGTTCTTGATATCACAAAAATgtcatccaataattgtttacaaTTGCACTGTTACTTAAATGcattcaaatcatttgttttttttttcttttgtgttctttCAGAACCTTTCAGCAACTGGAATATGCCTGTACCTGCATGGCTGAAGCTATGTCGACCCACAATAGAGCCAGTGATCTTTCTTTATGCATATGGTCTTTTTATGCATATGCCAGTCATTCAGCAATATGTGTACAAACGTGTTAGTGTTGCCAAGAATTTCCCTTATTCATCGTCAACAAAGGAGAGATGCCAAAACCAAACACTAAATACAACTCTCAAAGAACTGGAAAAAGAGGTAATGTGATACAAAATAATtaagacaaatttttattttaaaaatacttcatTTGACTCTGCTCAAGTGATATGTGTTCATTTAATTTAGGAACTTGTTGCATTATCAGTAATAGATGgtgtggaaaattttttttgtgcgagaaagtaaaaattgcaatttttagatgatcataattatgataatatttTCACTCTTTAACTCTccagatctgattgttaattgatgcccctctaactgctacatatttcatatttctctgTCAATTAGTTaatatgagaatttggtgtcagatcaagataacaacttttcaatgataaaatttgagtgttctcattgtCTGTTTGCTGAGCAATATTTGGATAATATGGGGGGAAATTACATATTAATCACTCCTTGGAgttaaagcaataaaaattttgtctttagGTTCAGGCTTTGTCCTCCTACATCCATTTGGGAGTAGTCATGTTTGCGTCAATCCCCTCTATTTTTACTGCCCTCTTCATTGGAGCCTGGACTGACACAGTGGGGCGTCGACCTGCATTAGCCCTCCCTGCTATTGGAAGCACCCTTGAAGCCTTAGTTGTAATCCTTACCATGTACTTTgaatggccaatttatgttttgtttgtgGGAAGTGCCATCAGTGGCATGTGTGGTTTCTTTACAACAATGGTGCTTGCAGTTATGTCCTATATAGCTGACACTACTGATGAATCAGACAGGAGCTTCCGGTTAGGTAAGTGTCTTAAAAGACCTTGGAATTATCTCTTTTGCCTTGGATCCCATTTGGGGGAAGGGATACTTGGTAAATTTTTGCTTAGTATTTGCCACAGGCCTCTCATATTCCCTTTCCCATAATAGTTTTTTTGTGGCCAATTACGAACCCCATCTTACTTGATTGCCTGATTCTGATTGTGTGTAAAAATATTGTAATGCTGGTGAATGAATAAAGTTGAACAAAATGTTCCCCTTTTTTAAATCCTCATTGTGAATTTCGTTAAATTGTAAACCTCGCATGCCCGAGCCCGCGTTGTTGACCGCATACCTGTGACGTAGCATTTCGTTATTCAGCTCTGCCACCCTAAGGGGGTTaacctttttcttatttttttctctcccacAGCCATTATGGAGTTGCTTGTGTTCATTGGTGGAATGATCAGTCAACTCACCAGTGGCCTTTGGATAGAAAAGTTCGGTTTTGTGGCTCCGTACTGGTTTATATTTGGCTGTCTCCTCGCTTCAGTCTTTTATGTGATTTTCTTCGTTCCAGAATCAAGGCCCTCTACCTCCAAGGATGGCATGATCCGGAGACTGTTCCGTTTGACGAGCGTGAAACGGGTGTGGTACGTGTACAAGTTTCCGAGAAACGGGACGAGAAGAAATCTGATAATTTTCACATTGTCCACTGGGGTGGTAGTTCTAACCATTCTTGGTATAAGTGGAGTGACTGTGCTGTTTTTGCTCCACAGTCCGCTTTGTTTTTCGGCAGAAAAGGTTGGATATTTCTCAGCTTTCCGTTACTTAATAAACGGAATTGGTGCAGTCCTTGGTATAAAGCTGTTAGGAAAGTGTTTTAGTGAGATCAACATTGCCAGAATTGGGATCATCTCCCTCGCATCAGGGTTGTTAGTCTTTGGGTTTTCAAGGAAGGAGTCGTTGGTGTTTTTGTGTAAGTACCTCTCATCctataaaacatttaaaaataattatttaattattactTGCAAAAGCATCACACTCGACATTCCTATCCTAGCGGTATACAGGAGGCTTGTCGCCATGGatttagttaaccctttacctcccatgagtgaccaagacagaaattttccctacaatatcaatacaatattaagcagacaagtgatgagaataaagaaaaatatcaattatgggattgctaattgatctgataccaaattctccaaccaacataatgagaatcgtttggcagacagtaaggagaattactaatgagatcttgggagttaaagggttaaacggcCGAGCCTACCTCGAGTCTTCTATAACTTAGTAGGAGAGCGTCCGAAGTATTGATCTGAAGGTCGTAGGTTAGATTCCTATTTGGAGTACTCGGATTTCTTTTTCTCCGAGTATACCTGTGTGATTCACTAAATAGCATCATCTTTCAAAGGATAAACTGTCATCGCTTTCGCATGCGATTGTGCATACTTAATAAGAGGgcactttttttcttgtagttcCCCGTCTTCATTTCATGCGCGTTGTAGGCCAAAAAAGAGAGGTTACTGTTATGAAGTGTCTCATGATTTCCTCTCTGGCGCGCGAAAACTGGCGGAAACAGGGCGAGAAATAAGTTAGGGCGTTTCCCCGACAACAAAATTTGCCGTTTGTTATTCACCCACTCTTTCAGCCGCTTCCAATGGCTGAGGGCCTGGAACAGGCTACATTTATATCAATCTTaatgtttctgttttaaattcCCACCTGTGAGCCTTTTGTGTGGATTTTCAATAGCAAATTTGTATTTGTATCATTAGCTCCGATTGCTGGTATATTTTCCGGAGCTGTTTCCCCCATTTTCCGTGGAATGATGTCAAGAAGTGTGGGCGAGAATGAGCAAGGTTAGAAATCGAATGCGCACCGTAAACCATTCTTATTTTTTATATTACTAGAGCACTACTCGATTGAGTATCGTAGACCAAAACCAAAAGTTATCACAACGGCGTATGAGGAGAAAGGAAAGAACCCTTAAAAActaagtacaaaaaaaaaataataaaaataaacaaataaccaaactgcctaaagcgcgggaaaatgcgggcGACCAAGAGTGGCGCGAgatttttttgaccaatcacagagcgaagtaaagcaaaaccgatGCAACCTCGGATTTCTTTCGActgtcaattgaaaattgctctttaaTGGTACCAAGTTATTGGCTTATATTGTGGTAGGTCGGCATACAAGTGAAACTATTAATTAACTAGAGGCTGCCAAAAGTAGTGAAACAAGCaaaacttttcttctttttaggaGCTCTATTTTCAGCTACAGCGTCATTGGAAACCTTGTGTAATTTTATTGGTGCTTTCATCTTCAACTCCATGTACCCGGCATCGTTAAAACATGACTTTCCAGGATTTGTGTTCTTTCTGGGAGCTTTGCTGTTGATCATACCGTTATTATTCACCTGGTAAGTTTAAACACAAATACACGAATGCTCTGTAGGAATCTGTTGCAAACTTGAAAGAAAGCATCGCCTGTGCTTTCGGCTTTCGTGTGGATTTTTCACCATTCGCTTGTTACTTAGGTTCCTTCCGACCCCTTCCTTTTGTTATGTAGTTCTTGGCATGTTATCCTAAAGGGTAATCGCTAGAAAATAGGGTACAAAAGTAAGTAATTACAACGGCcggtaagaaaataaatgactCGTActaagagccaatgaaaactcaaagtaaaacaagaaaactgccCAAAGCGCGCGAAAACACGATTGATCAGCGTGCCATTTGCTATCgttttggatctgattggttgagaggatgacACAATCATGGAGTGAAGTAAGGCGAAACCAACGCAATCCTGGCCAACTTTTGACACTCAGCTGTAAAATTATCCTGCAATAAGGAACCAAGAAGAACTACAAGTGTAAAAAGAACTAATTTGCCTGGAGTGCGTGAAAAGTCGCGTGACCAAGTCGAAACTCCTCTTAGATCAGTGTTCAGTGTCAAAAGTAGTCTGGGATTTGATTGGTTTTGCTGTTCTTCGCTCAGTGATACGACCGACCAGATATGATCTTTTTGACGCGCACAAAGCGGTGTGCTTGTAGCTTCTTGGAGTTCTTGTTTACCTCTTGGGATGGTAAACTTTATCTcagggtaagtttctaaagaaactgtgacgctgcgtcggtgggagcgtacaacagggtaatttagtattaccaactgaggtgataacgtaaattgatcgccgtaaagagttttggagctgacgtttcgagcgttagaccttcgtcattcgttttggttttacaacaatGCATCAAAATGCGCCTTATCCCAGTTTAGATCATCAAAGAATTCAGCAGACTAATCGTTTTGGAACTTCATGTACACTTATAAAGCGCTTTTCGAGCTTGTGTCATGaaaccaaaaaccaaagaaacaacacccaatcagaagaaaggtaGCTATCCGCACGAAAAGCCAATGAGAAGTAAAAAGCGAATTCAAGCTAACTGCTgcaagcgcgggaaagcgcgagTAAACAAGTCACGATTGTTTGAAGTTTAGcatttgattgattgagaggGCGGGGCGAactctcttgaccaatcacagtggAACTGCTGTTTGCTTTTGAAGCTTTGTTTATAATTTCACAAACGGTGACAACTGAACGAGTAGTTTACCCAGCCGCTAAACAGTCAAACATACTTTCGTCCGTTTATCGCTGCTTTAACTCTAATCGGCACACAACCTTCTTCTGCTTATTTTTGCAGCTGTTTGAAGAATCCTGCAAGCTTCCTGTCAAAGAGAGATTTAATTAAATCTAGCGAGCAGGATGACATGGAAAACAGTTTGATATCAGGCGCTAGAAGTATATCAAGTGAGTCTGAGGGGTCACCTCAGCCTAGCCCTACAGTGGGCAGAGGATATGAGGCGGtagcatgaaaacaaaagctgATCTTTGATGGAAATTAGAgttctgatggaaaaaaaaggaaaaaaaggtcGACATTTACATTTATgattcataaaatattttttgctcgCGCGCGACTAATCTTAACGTATCACAATGACTAAACATTCTCCAACAAAAACTGGGGGATATTCGAGGATATCACCCAAGTGATATTCTCCATTTTTCAAACCATACATCCACTGAGATAAGTCTTAATTCAAGGTAAGAGAAAGTTATTTGGCTGTTACAGAAGAAGGGGAATATTTTGTTTATGAAGTCGCACCAGAGAACGCCCAAAAGCAAACATTTTAAGTAGAATAAagtaagctgttttttttttttcgcgcgcgttgcaaaatatttgaaggacaATTATCACAAGAGTCTCTATTTTGCGCGAAGATATGAttgtatatttgtccttggacactATCTGTTCCTTGAAGCTCAAAGTTTATCTTGGGGCTTCGTTCTCGCATCTTAATTGGAGCAGATTAAGTCCGCGGGCAAACATCCGCGCACATTTCCGCGacaaatagaggctattgtttttattttcatttcggATTCAAACTAAAACTTAGGTCAATATTTGATGAAGAGTATCATtaagaaatgtgaaaaaaatggTAGGTTTTTATCGGGATAAACTCACGCGAGAAAAGCTTGTAAATCACAAGTCGATGTAGTCTTCTAGGTGTTCCGATAGTTGCGGAAGAGCGGAAAAAACGAGAGAGGCGTGGGTCGGGTCGCGTCGACAGACCAACCCAAACCTCCCTTTGCTTTTTCACTCCCCTTCCACAATCGCGCTGTTTACTATCGAGCTTCGTTTTACTAATTGGACGCCTGGAACAGGCCAGTAAATCATGAgtcgaaagaaagaaaaaatattatttcctcTAAAAGGGGATATATATTCAAATAGCAATCCTCTTTGGAGTTGTTTTCGTCATCTTAGCGGAAGTTTATTGTTCGGTGAAAACCATATTGATTAATGAGATCGTGCATACCATTGTAGTTCTGTGTACAGTTCTGCTTTCAAATCATTCACCAAGGGCTCGTGTGTGAATATCTGGCAGCATGGCTGTACATTGTCATCAGGAGTAACTTACTAACAGAATATGTCCAAAATGTATTTCAGCCTTTATTAAGGTAATATAATGATTCTACATTTATTACACTTAAAATATAACTTTaatatattgtaatgattatttatgaagaaaaaattgcactGAAATAGATATAAATTTCGTCCAACATTGATATTACAGTAAGTTTAAATTCGCGTTGTAaatctaatttttaattaagttttctcGATATGTAAAGAATTTCATCCCTCTTattattgattgaaaaattatttttaaaagttgttaaTCTGCAATATGTAAAATAGAATTCGCATGggtttaacccttcaactctcatgagtgaccaagaaagaatttctccttacaatatcaatacaatgttaagcagattagtgatgagaatcgagaaaaatatcaatttggggataattagttgatccaatactaaattctctgaacgaACATTAACGACTAACATTACGAGTCAAACCTACATTAGATTGAAATGTAGCACAGCCTTGTTAGTAGCAAAACCAAAgactaaaaaaataacaataaaacagaTCTTTAA from Pocillopora verrucosa isolate sample1 chromosome 1, ASM3666991v2, whole genome shotgun sequence includes:
- the LOC131800104 gene encoding proton-coupled folate transporter, with the protein product MPVPAWLKLCRPTIEPVIFLYAYGLFMHMPVIQQYVYKRVSVAKNFPYSSSTKERCQNQTLNTTLKELEKEVQALSSYIHLGVVMFASIPSIFTALFIGAWTDTVGRRPALALPAIGSTLEALVVILTMYFEWPIYVLFVGSAISGMCGFFTTMVLAVMSYIADTTDESDRSFRLAIMELLVFIGGMISQLTSGLWIEKFGFVAPYWFIFGCLLASVFYVIFFVPESRPSTSKDGMIRRLFRLTSVKRVWYVYKFPRNGTRRNLIIFTLSTGVVVLTILGISGVTVLFLLHSPLCFSAEKVGYFSAFRYLINGIGAVLGIKLLGKCFSEINIARIGIISLASGLLVFGFSRKESLVFLSPIAGIFSGAVSPIFRGMMSRSVGENEQGALFSATASLETLCNFIGAFIFNSMYPASLKHDFPGFVFFLGALLLIIPLLFTCCLKNPASFLSKRDLIKSSEQDDMENSLISGARSISSESEGSPQPSPTVGRGYEAVA